Proteins encoded within one genomic window of Microbacterium soli:
- a CDS encoding TetR/AcrR family transcriptional regulator, protein MTASRRTTIGHAGSLPKGVARRLEILDRAIEVFRERGADGTSLRRIAEAIGVSHAALLHYFDSREQLLVAVYAHAESQRHLAEGPAAPSGMDRMIAAAMANVDVPGLVQLYTTLVAASLESRSEVGKEFFTARFARIRESLTAELREGQQAGTVRDDVPAEHLAALIIAASDGLQIQWLLDPAVGLEAPLRSLAAMLEPR, encoded by the coding sequence GTGACCGCCAGCCGCAGAACGACCATCGGGCACGCTGGCTCACTCCCCAAAGGGGTCGCACGTCGCCTGGAGATCCTCGACCGTGCGATCGAGGTGTTCCGTGAGCGCGGTGCCGACGGGACGTCGTTGCGCCGAATCGCCGAGGCGATCGGCGTCTCGCACGCCGCACTGCTGCACTACTTCGACTCGCGTGAGCAGCTGCTCGTGGCGGTGTACGCGCACGCGGAGTCCCAGCGGCATCTCGCGGAGGGACCCGCTGCACCATCGGGAATGGACAGGATGATCGCGGCGGCCATGGCGAACGTCGACGTGCCCGGGCTCGTGCAGCTGTACACGACGCTCGTGGCCGCCTCCCTGGAGAGCCGGAGCGAGGTCGGCAAGGAGTTCTTCACCGCACGCTTCGCACGGATCCGGGAGAGCCTGACCGCCGAACTGCGCGAAGGACAGCAGGCCGGCACCGTGCGCGACGACGTCCCCGCCGAGCACCTGGCGGCACTGATCATCGCCGCATCCGACGGGCTCCAGATCCAGTGGCTCCTCGACCCCGCCGTCGGATTGGAGGCGCCCCTGCGTTCCCTGGCGGCGATGCTCGAGCCCCGCTGA
- a CDS encoding MaoC family dehydratase, with translation MTDGIREVHQRGLFYDELEEGVRYVHSPGRTATEADNTLFTTLTMNAQALHLDAAFAAGQPFGQRLMNSMWTLSTLVGASVAQITQGTLVAQLGLTDISFPHPVFHGDTLYSETLVTQKRLSRSRPGQGIVTMQHTGRNQRGEIVATASRVALMWQSQQARDAASA, from the coding sequence ATGACCGATGGGATCCGAGAAGTCCACCAGCGCGGACTGTTCTACGACGAGCTGGAAGAGGGCGTGCGCTACGTGCACAGCCCGGGCCGTACGGCGACCGAGGCCGACAACACCCTCTTCACGACGCTCACCATGAACGCTCAAGCGCTCCATCTGGATGCGGCGTTCGCCGCCGGGCAGCCGTTCGGCCAGCGGCTGATGAACTCGATGTGGACGCTGTCGACGCTGGTGGGAGCATCCGTCGCGCAGATCACGCAGGGGACGCTCGTCGCTCAGCTCGGGTTGACGGACATCTCGTTCCCGCATCCCGTCTTCCACGGCGACACCCTGTACTCGGAGACCCTCGTCACGCAGAAGCGACTGTCGAGATCCCGCCCCGGTCAGGGGATCGTGACGATGCAGCACACCGGGCGGAACCAGCGCGGCGAGATCGTGGCGACCGCGAGCCGGGTGGCGCTGATGTGGCAGTCGCAGCAGGCGCGGGACGCCGCGTCGGCGTGA
- a CDS encoding ABC transporter substrate-binding protein, producing the protein MGQRGTARLTAALAFATAACLALVGCSGESETEGNVDSITIAAEGIPTAWSESAVLVAGKYDYLINTQANLIQNAYVTSDDGRTLVQDLTSFEGELAESYDVSEDGTVYTFHLRQGVMSAEGNELTADDVVWSWERKFGHDLSSAPAIQRPVITDPDQVTKIDDYTVEFRIPEAGYGLTLLALLSNTTGWIYDSDLLKEHATPEDPFAVEWTDSQWETPWGFGPYVVSEVQEDTQMVLTANPGFWSGEPAIKKVVYRTVSDPGTRATALSSGEVDAALGLRPVDSSELGESSDVWVPENTFSNQFLMMPLVNNKAPFDNADVRRAFAYAVPYQQIIDSVYYGRATKPERYLNSTTPSPEDAALLPAYDYDPEKAHELLRSAGFDNVEFTLTYASESPDVADAAVQIQNYAEEAGFTVTLNEVPVAAFNQGRSSGDFQALLIRDQSFVLAPTYEMNVFFGPDASANWALWKDASFSAAIDAAVAVGDPATPEGATAWNDAERILLDQVPNVFIAKTKASWAVADELEGVAYRTDQVVDWSTVRFK; encoded by the coding sequence ATGGGACAGAGAGGAACTGCGAGACTCACCGCCGCTCTCGCGTTTGCGACGGCGGCTTGTCTCGCACTGGTCGGTTGTTCCGGCGAAAGTGAGACAGAAGGGAATGTCGATTCCATCACCATCGCGGCCGAGGGCATCCCCACCGCATGGTCCGAGAGCGCCGTGCTGGTTGCGGGCAAGTACGACTACCTCATCAACACTCAGGCGAACCTCATCCAGAACGCCTACGTCACCAGTGATGACGGCCGTACCCTGGTGCAGGATCTGACCTCGTTCGAGGGTGAACTCGCGGAAAGTTATGACGTCAGCGAAGACGGCACCGTATACACCTTCCACCTTCGACAGGGCGTGATGAGCGCGGAGGGGAACGAGCTCACGGCCGACGACGTCGTGTGGTCCTGGGAGCGCAAGTTCGGTCATGATCTCAGTTCGGCGCCGGCGATTCAACGTCCAGTGATCACGGATCCGGACCAGGTGACGAAGATCGACGACTACACGGTCGAGTTCAGGATTCCCGAAGCCGGGTACGGGCTCACGCTCCTTGCACTTCTCTCCAACACGACCGGGTGGATCTATGATTCGGATCTGCTGAAGGAACACGCGACGCCGGAGGACCCCTTCGCCGTCGAATGGACAGACAGCCAATGGGAGACGCCTTGGGGGTTCGGCCCTTATGTCGTCAGCGAGGTGCAAGAGGACACTCAGATGGTGCTGACAGCCAACCCCGGCTTCTGGTCGGGGGAGCCTGCGATCAAGAAGGTGGTCTACCGCACCGTGTCGGATCCGGGAACCCGCGCGACCGCGCTCAGTTCTGGAGAGGTTGACGCGGCTCTGGGTCTGCGTCCAGTGGATTCTTCGGAACTCGGGGAGAGCTCTGACGTGTGGGTGCCTGAGAACACCTTCTCCAATCAGTTCCTGATGATGCCGTTGGTGAACAACAAGGCTCCTTTCGACAACGCCGACGTGCGTCGCGCGTTCGCCTACGCGGTGCCGTACCAGCAGATCATCGACTCCGTATACTACGGGCGCGCGACAAAGCCGGAACGATACCTGAACTCGACGACGCCATCTCCAGAGGACGCTGCGCTGCTGCCCGCATACGACTATGACCCCGAGAAGGCGCATGAGCTGTTGCGGAGCGCTGGGTTCGACAACGTGGAATTCACGTTGACGTACGCCTCGGAGTCTCCTGATGTGGCCGACGCAGCAGTCCAGATTCAGAACTATGCCGAAGAGGCCGGATTCACCGTCACATTGAACGAGGTGCCCGTCGCGGCGTTCAACCAGGGGCGAAGCAGCGGAGACTTCCAAGCGCTACTTATCCGCGACCAGTCCTTCGTGCTGGCGCCGACATACGAGATGAATGTGTTCTTCGGGCCCGATGCATCTGCGAACTGGGCACTGTGGAAAGACGCTTCGTTCTCGGCCGCTATCGATGCTGCGGTTGCCGTCGGTGATCCAGCAACACCCGAAGGCGCCACTGCGTGGAACGACGCCGAGCGGATCCTTCTTGACCAGGTGCCGAACGTCTTCATCGCCAAGACGAAGGCGAGCTGGGCGGTGGCAGACGAACTCGAGGGAGTCGCCTATCGGACCGATCAAGTCGTGGACTGGTCTACCGTGCGATTCAAGTAG
- a CDS encoding ABC transporter permease: protein MLATLAGVLIGLVAGMCEPRPGIIGITGRGLSRMLDLADAVPMVIVAMVVVAFVGASPATLIIALSIILAPNPARMTRVEVLRVRHEAYLDAARIGGMSEFRLSIRHVLPNAALPAVENMSVVFGTSIVITAALGFLGVGLAPPTPEWGSMIARGTSDMISGRWWPALFPAVFLAMAVASVAYTGGLLVERLRR, encoded by the coding sequence GTGCTCGCGACGCTGGCCGGGGTTCTGATCGGACTTGTGGCAGGCATGTGCGAACCACGGCCAGGGATCATTGGGATCACAGGTAGAGGGTTGTCTCGCATGCTGGATCTCGCCGATGCCGTGCCGATGGTCATCGTCGCGATGGTCGTCGTCGCGTTCGTGGGCGCCAGTCCTGCCACTCTGATCATCGCCCTGTCGATCATCCTCGCGCCCAATCCGGCACGGATGACACGAGTCGAGGTGTTGCGGGTCCGGCACGAGGCATACCTCGATGCTGCGCGCATCGGCGGCATGAGCGAGTTTCGGCTCAGCATCCGACACGTGCTGCCGAATGCGGCGCTACCCGCTGTCGAGAACATGTCGGTCGTCTTCGGGACGTCGATCGTCATCACTGCCGCGCTCGGATTCTTGGGGGTGGGCCTCGCGCCACCGACGCCGGAATGGGGATCGATGATCGCACGCGGAACATCGGACATGATCTCGGGCCGCTGGTGGCCGGCGCTGTTCCCCGCGGTGTTCCTCGCGATGGCCGTTGCGAGCGTGGCTTATACCGGGGGGCTTCTCGTGGAGCGCCTACGGCGATAG